Below is a window of Virgibacillus sp. NKC19-3 DNA.
CAATGGACCCTGATTGGTAGATACAGATTGGATTTTCGTCATCGGTACCAGCTCATGCTTTTCTTTCAATGCACCTGATTTTAATTGTAAAAATTCCTCGCTTATCCCATAGCGCCAATGTTTGTAAAGTAAAAAGGCCTTAAAAAAAGACCAAATTGTTCCTATAATAGCTAACACGGTTAATCCGATAAAGATCCAGCCTATCCATTCCCTCCAAGACAAATAATAGTCAAGGTAAAATAGGACCCCCAGTATGATAAATCCAACCATATTCTCTGCTGTTTCCCTGATTAACCAGACCTTAATACTATCTTTCGATAATCGATTCTGTGGTGCTGGAATATCTGTGTACAAAAGATCACCCTTTTAGTTTTAACCCAGTCATTTATCTACA
It encodes the following:
- a CDS encoding PH domain-containing protein; this encodes MYTDIPAPQNRLSKDSIKVWLIRETAENMVGFIILGVLFYLDYYLSWREWIGWIFIGLTVLAIIGTIWSFFKAFLLYKHWRYGISEEFLQLKSGALKEKHELVPMTKIQSVSTNQGPLLRRYNLYAITVNTMGSEHVIPALPKPIAMELRGQIARYAKVKEADE